The following proteins come from a genomic window of Irregularibacter muris:
- a CDS encoding HD domain-containing protein translates to MELKTIVFDSLKYIERNINKPIIAEDVAQNAGYSLYYFSRMFKKQMGLSIMEYVKDQRLIKASEEIADGKKIIDIALNYGYQSHSGFTKAFKNKFGFSPTLLRAFSFQINCLGGNCDMSHVFMKSTAIHATKEELYDLLIRTVNENMIEYDHEKIKKAYELACIAYSGEKRYSEDDYITHPMNVAILLAEMEASEDTVIAGLLHDILLKKANISLEEVRKEFSSRIVDIIKGVTEFNRKSDITDEDVIMVKLAERLHNMRTIEFMDESRWKEKAKETLEIFLPIAVKMDNEKIIAELNDLSVKYI, encoded by the coding sequence GTGGAATTAAAAACTATTGTATTTGATAGCCTAAAATACATTGAAAGAAATATTAACAAACCTATAATAGCGGAGGATGTTGCCCAAAATGCAGGATATTCATTATATTATTTTTCAAGGATGTTTAAAAAGCAAATGGGATTATCAATTATGGAATATGTAAAGGACCAAAGATTGATTAAGGCCTCAGAAGAAATAGCAGATGGAAAGAAAATAATTGATATTGCATTAAATTATGGCTATCAGTCACATAGTGGTTTTACAAAGGCATTTAAAAATAAATTTGGTTTTTCACCAACACTTTTAAGAGCATTTAGCTTTCAAATTAATTGTTTAGGAGGTAATTGTGATATGAGTCATGTGTTTATGAAATCTACAGCTATTCACGCCACAAAAGAGGAATTGTATGATCTCTTGATAAGGACTGTAAATGAGAACATGATAGAATATGATCATGAAAAAATTAAGAAAGCATATGAATTAGCCTGCATAGCATATAGTGGAGAAAAGAGATATTCAGAGGATGATTATATAACCCATCCGATGAATGTTGCTATTCTATTAGCAGAAATGGAAGCAAGTGAGGATACAGTCATAGCCGGATTGCTACATGATATTCTTTTAAAAAAAGCAAATATATCTCTAGAAGAAGTGAGGAAGGAGTTTTCCAGCAGAATTGTAGATATTATTAAGGGGGTAACAGAATTTAACCGAAAGAGTGATATAACGGATGAAGATGTAATAATGGTTAAATTAGCTGAAAGGCTTCATAATATGAGAACAATTGAGTTTATGGATGAAAGTCGTTGGAAAGAGAAGGCAAAAGAAACATTGGAAATATTTTTACCGATAGCAGTAAAAATGGATAATGAAAAGATAATAGCAGAATTAAATGATTTATCAGTGAAATACATTTGA
- a CDS encoding heavy metal translocating P-type ATPase: MVTKSLKIEGMTCASCAKAVERATKKLQGVTEANVNYATEKLNINFDEEKLSIGDIQAAVEKAGYKAITESTSKILKIEGMTCAACAKAVERATRKLDGVNEANVNYATEKLVLNYEPSKVRVGDIKKAVEKAGYKVMEEEVTVDTDKERKEQEMKLLWQKFIISAIFTVPLLYISMGHMIGMPLPDFINPMINPMAFAVAQLLLTIPVVIAGNRFYTVGFKALIRRSPNMDSLIAIGTAAAVLYGIFATVKIAGGHHEYAHDLYFESAAVIITLILLGKYLESVSKGKTSEAIKKLVGLAPKTAMIIRDEKEVTIPIEDVEVGDIIVVKPGEKMPVDGEVVEGTTSVDESMLTGESIPIEKNIGDKIIGASINKNGRIKYKATKVGKDTALAQIIKLVEDAQGSKAPIAKLADVVSGYFVPIVISLAVLSGLGWYFLGGESGIFSLTIFISVLVIACPCALGLATPTAIMVGTGKGAEHGVLIKSGVALEAAHKIQTIVFDKTGTITEGKPKVTDIVVTEGITEDELLELAASAEKGSEHPLGESIVKDAVEKGLEFKKLDFFKAIPGHGIEVKIDEKNILLGNRKLMIESNISLASLEEVSDKLAGEGKTPMYIAIENKISGIIAVADIVKENSKKAIDKLHEMGIEVAMITGDNKRTAEAIAKQVGIDRILAEVLPQDKANEVKKLQAEGRKVAMVGDGINDAPALAQADIGIAIGSGTDVAMESADIVLMRSDLMDVPTAIQLSKSTIKNIKENLFWAFGYNTVGIPVAMGILHIFGGPLLNPMIAGAAMSLSSVSVLTNALRLKRFKPIR; this comes from the coding sequence ATGGTAACAAAGTCATTAAAAATAGAAGGGATGACCTGTGCTTCTTGTGCAAAGGCAGTTGAACGAGCAACGAAAAAACTGCAAGGTGTAACAGAAGCCAATGTGAATTATGCCACAGAAAAGCTAAATATAAACTTTGATGAAGAAAAACTTTCTATAGGGGATATTCAGGCAGCAGTTGAGAAAGCTGGATATAAAGCCATCACTGAATCCACAAGTAAAATATTGAAAATAGAAGGGATGACCTGTGCAGCCTGTGCAAAAGCTGTAGAAAGAGCAACTAGAAAGCTTGATGGAGTTAATGAAGCCAATGTGAATTATGCAACAGAAAAATTAGTTCTAAATTATGAACCCTCAAAGGTAAGGGTTGGTGATATAAAGAAGGCAGTAGAAAAGGCTGGCTATAAAGTGATGGAAGAAGAAGTCACTGTGGATACAGACAAAGAGAGAAAAGAACAAGAAATGAAACTGTTATGGCAAAAATTCATTATATCTGCTATATTTACAGTGCCACTACTTTATATTTCCATGGGACATATGATCGGAATGCCTCTACCAGATTTTATTAACCCAATGATAAATCCTATGGCCTTTGCAGTAGCTCAGCTACTTCTAACTATACCTGTGGTAATTGCTGGGAATAGATTTTATACAGTCGGGTTTAAAGCATTGATAAGGAGAAGTCCTAACATGGATTCACTTATTGCAATAGGCACAGCAGCTGCTGTACTTTATGGAATATTTGCCACAGTGAAGATCGCTGGTGGTCACCATGAATATGCCCATGATTTATACTTTGAATCAGCAGCAGTCATTATTACTCTAATACTTTTAGGGAAATATTTAGAATCTGTTTCTAAGGGAAAAACTTCAGAGGCAATTAAAAAACTTGTAGGTCTTGCTCCTAAAACAGCTATGATAATAAGAGATGAAAAAGAAGTAACAATTCCTATTGAAGATGTAGAGGTAGGAGATATTATAGTGGTTAAGCCAGGGGAAAAGATGCCTGTAGATGGGGAGGTAGTAGAAGGGACTACTTCAGTAGATGAATCCATGCTTACAGGGGAAAGTATTCCCATAGAAAAAAATATTGGAGATAAAATTATTGGTGCAAGCATAAATAAAAACGGAAGGATAAAATATAAAGCTACCAAAGTTGGTAAAGATACAGCCCTTGCTCAAATTATTAAGCTCGTGGAAGATGCTCAAGGTTCCAAGGCCCCGATTGCAAAGCTTGCAGATGTTGTTTCTGGTTACTTTGTTCCAATCGTTATATCCTTAGCGGTATTATCCGGTTTAGGATGGTACTTCCTAGGGGGAGAATCAGGAATATTCTCTCTTACCATATTTATATCTGTTTTGGTAATTGCTTGCCCTTGTGCCCTAGGCTTGGCAACACCAACAGCAATAATGGTAGGTACAGGCAAAGGAGCAGAACACGGTGTTTTAATAAAAAGTGGTGTAGCTTTAGAGGCTGCTCATAAGATACAGACTATCGTATTTGATAAGACGGGTACGATCACAGAAGGAAAACCAAAGGTTACAGATATCGTTGTGACAGAGGGCATTACCGAGGATGAATTATTAGAGTTAGCTGCATCAGCAGAAAAAGGATCTGAACATCCACTTGGTGAATCCATTGTTAAAGATGCTGTGGAAAAAGGATTGGAATTTAAAAAACTGGATTTCTTTAAAGCTATCCCAGGACACGGCATTGAAGTTAAAATAGATGAAAAAAATATTTTACTTGGAAACAGAAAACTTATGATTGAAAGCAATATTTCTTTAGCAAGCTTGGAAGAAGTATCTGATAAGTTAGCAGGTGAGGGTAAAACGCCAATGTATATAGCTATAGAGAATAAGATATCTGGTATTATAGCTGTTGCTGATATAGTGAAAGAAAATAGTAAGAAGGCCATAGATAAGCTCCATGAAATGGGAATTGAAGTAGCTATGATTACTGGAGATAATAAGAGAACAGCGGAAGCTATTGCTAAACAAGTGGGAATAGATAGAATACTTGCTGAAGTACTTCCACAGGATAAAGCAAATGAAGTTAAAAAACTTCAAGCTGAAGGCAGAAAGGTAGCTATGGTTGGGGATGGTATCAATGATGCACCAGCACTAGCTCAAGCAGATATAGGTATAGCAATAGGGTCTGGAACAGACGTTGCAATGGAATCAGCAGATATTGTTCTCATGAGAAGTGATTTAATGGATGTTCCAACAGCAATACAATTGAGTAAAAGTACAATAAAAAATATTAAGGAAAACTTGTTCTGGGCATTTGGATACAACACAGTGGGAATACCCGTAGCAATGGGAATTCTACACATTTTTGGGGGACCATTACTAAACCCTATGATCGCAGGAGCTGCAATGAGCCTTAGCTCTGTATCGGTATTAACAAATGCTTTAAGGTTAAAGAGATTTAAACCTATTAGATAA
- a CDS encoding heavy-metal-associated domain-containing protein: MTKKILIEGMSCGHCVNHVKEALGELSGVTNVDVDLSAKTAVLEASVDISDEEIKYTIEDVGYEVVKIEVL, from the coding sequence ATGACAAAGAAAATATTAATTGAAGGTATGAGCTGTGGACACTGTGTTAATCATGTGAAGGAGGCATTAGGGGAACTTAGTGGAGTAACAAATGTAGATGTAGATTTAAGTGCAAAAACAGCTGTCCTTGAAGCATCCGTTGATATTAGTGATGAAGAGATCAAATATACTATTGAGGATGTAGGATATGAAGTTGTAAAAATAGAAGTTCTATAA
- a CDS encoding metal-sensing transcriptional repressor: protein MKAEKEKVTRLLKTARGQLDGILKMVADDRYCVDISNQLMATIAILRNINKDVLHAHLGSCVEEAFEKGDSHQKVQEIMQIIDKLSK, encoded by the coding sequence ATGAAGGCAGAAAAGGAGAAAGTAACACGTCTTTTAAAAACTGCTAGAGGACAGCTTGATGGCATTCTTAAGATGGTTGCTGATGACCGGTATTGTGTCGACATATCCAATCAGCTTATGGCAACAATAGCTATTTTGCGAAACATCAACAAAGATGTGCTTCATGCACACCTGGGGAGCTGCGTAGAAGAAGCTTTTGAAAAGGGAGATTCCCATCAGAAAGTCCAAGAAATTATGCAAATTATTGATAAGCTTTCAAAGTAG
- a CDS encoding helix-turn-helix domain-containing protein, translating into MVMKFQGFNAYTKYRILQHALKVKNVSEVCELFGISRTTFYNWETAYQRFGIAGLENKVPKKPKMPNKISKAIEHEILKYVIKYPGDGPRRIYYELKSEGIDVGETGIYNVLKRNNLTRKKQRVEYSKYKIPPRGIKGRKEKAALHLIDPKEAYPGYLVIQRIDYIGTFEGIGKIYQYCFYDTYSKWGEIKLYNKKHDIGIWEYFEQKLAYLLETFNLDIKNLITAKEREFLPYFVKGDKYNKIIDAYNIHHLFIPYEESEVFDDIVEFNEFLVTEFYNKILLNEKLNSFMKVENALNHFIREYNFTNKTSQGPSAGKTPAEIVLERAMEKGTDLDALPLWLLALINSPRRGVRDE; encoded by the coding sequence ATGGTGATGAAATTCCAGGGATTTAATGCCTATACAAAATATAGAATATTACAACATGCCTTAAAAGTTAAGAATGTTTCTGAAGTGTGTGAGTTGTTTGGAATTTCCAGAACTACCTTTTATAATTGGGAAACTGCATACCAAAGGTTTGGTATTGCTGGGTTGGAAAATAAGGTGCCGAAAAAGCCTAAAATGCCAAATAAGATTAGCAAGGCTATTGAACATGAAATATTGAAATATGTGATAAAGTACCCTGGGGATGGCCCAAGAAGAATTTACTATGAATTAAAGTCTGAGGGGATTGATGTTGGAGAAACAGGGATTTACAATGTATTGAAACGAAATAATTTAACCCGAAAAAAACAACGCGTAGAATATTCTAAGTATAAAATACCTCCTAGGGGTATCAAGGGGAGAAAAGAAAAAGCAGCACTTCATCTTATTGATCCAAAAGAGGCATATCCAGGCTACTTGGTCATTCAAAGAATTGATTATATAGGAACTTTTGAGGGCATTGGCAAGATCTATCAGTATTGTTTTTACGACACCTATTCAAAATGGGGCGAGATAAAGTTATATAATAAAAAACATGATATCGGTATTTGGGAATATTTTGAACAAAAATTAGCCTATTTATTAGAAACTTTCAATTTAGATATAAAAAATCTGATTACTGCAAAAGAAAGAGAATTCTTACCATACTTTGTCAAGGGAGATAAATATAACAAAATTATTGATGCCTATAATATTCATCATCTATTTATTCCTTATGAAGAGTCAGAAGTATTTGATGATATAGTAGAGTTTAATGAGTTTTTGGTTACAGAATTTTATAATAAAATTCTCTTAAATGAAAAACTGAATTCCTTTATGAAGGTGGAGAATGCATTAAATCACTTTATAAGAGAATACAATTTTACCAATAAAACTTCTCAGGGACCAAGTGCGGGCAAGACACCTGCTGAAATAGTTCTTGAAAGAGCAATGGAAAAAGGGACGGATTTGGATGCATTACCTCTTTGGCTTCTGGCTTTAATTAATTCCCCAAGACGAGGTGTTAGAGATGAATAA
- a CDS encoding FAD-dependent oxidoreductase — MNKADCRIGVIGGGLSGLVMAEGLQRKGYHDVTLLEKDVRLGGKLHTITYKGKSYELGAIFGLPSYSRLTALMDRLNIKADGPQLSRTNYNAEGKKIMPIPRKDLHGFVEELKRLPQVLDGYESLKSPKIKDIEPALMLPFSKWCDMHCFNVLKTVYLHYFTIFGLGDIEEVPALYVLRILNDEHLMSFMEIPQFYTWKRGVSILAESLGSRIKDIRLGQKVTDITLSDDDTLWVRTPFEKIQFDQVIITAPLDNFSQLDLWDEEMKNYLQSIKYQNFNVYSFIVENVPKGCGCILENLSLSRRGHITIWDSRWNTSHQEGMVILYAYSPLHSYKSSPLDKIKDDLARLKIKKPRLYQVKQWKHCPYLDTHVLQQGFYEKMDAMQGKNNIFLAGEIMSMLSIENCIKYSEYLLEEFF; from the coding sequence ATGAATAAGGCAGATTGTAGGATTGGAGTTATAGGAGGGGGCCTTTCTGGTTTAGTAATGGCTGAAGGCCTTCAAAGAAAAGGATACCATGATGTGACCCTTCTGGAAAAAGATGTACGTCTAGGGGGAAAATTACATACAATTACTTATAAGGGAAAATCCTATGAATTAGGAGCTATTTTTGGTCTCCCTTCCTATTCAAGGCTTACAGCATTGATGGATAGATTAAATATTAAAGCAGACGGACCTCAATTATCTCGGACCAATTATAATGCTGAGGGCAAAAAAATAATGCCCATACCTAGGAAGGATTTACATGGATTTGTAGAGGAACTAAAACGGTTGCCTCAAGTGCTGGATGGATATGAATCCCTGAAAAGTCCAAAGATTAAAGATATAGAACCTGCACTGATGCTCCCCTTTTCTAAATGGTGTGATATGCATTGTTTTAATGTTTTAAAAACTGTCTATCTCCATTATTTTACTATCTTTGGGCTGGGAGATATTGAGGAAGTTCCTGCTTTATATGTCCTCAGAATCTTGAATGATGAGCATTTAATGTCTTTTATGGAAATTCCACAATTCTATACATGGAAAAGAGGAGTTTCTATATTGGCTGAAAGTTTAGGCAGTAGGATTAAAGACATTCGATTAGGGCAGAAAGTGACGGATATCACCCTATCTGATGATGATACCTTGTGGGTAAGGACACCCTTTGAAAAAATTCAATTTGATCAGGTGATTATAACAGCACCACTAGATAACTTTTCTCAGTTGGACTTATGGGATGAAGAAATGAAGAACTATTTACAAAGCATAAAGTATCAAAATTTTAATGTATATTCTTTTATTGTAGAGAATGTTCCTAAGGGCTGTGGTTGTATATTAGAAAATTTATCCCTCAGTAGGCGGGGACATATTACCATATGGGACTCTAGATGGAATACTTCTCATCAAGAGGGGATGGTCATTCTTTATGCATATAGTCCTCTTCATAGCTATAAGTCATCTCCCTTAGATAAGATAAAGGATGATCTGGCAAGATTAAAAATAAAAAAACCAAGATTATATCAAGTGAAACAATGGAAACATTGTCCCTATTTAGATACTCATGTTTTGCAGCAAGGATTCTATGAAAAAATGGATGCTATGCAAGGAAAAAACAATATATTTTTAGCGGGAGAAATTATGAGTATGCTCTCTATAGAAAATTGTATTAAGTATTCGGAATATTTATTAGAGGAGTTTTTTTAA
- a CDS encoding DUF5692 family protein, whose translation MFTFNYAEGATLFSAWGMWFVVFAVLFLFNEFSRRSKIGAFISFILLPIFLSILWFTVLKEKTYTDWFHLAKVYSATAGCIGFWAIRHYKKRDKNTGKVLWSLSEKKFALIFPPLILAINIIEAVARDFQIGNLGLMKEFFEGEIMMSGAWNYMNGIAGILNIITITGWFGIVIRKKTAKDKSMDMLWPDMMWFWIIAYDLWNFAYTYNCLPGHSWYCGFALLLAPTLCAFTLGKGAWLQHRAHTLAIWCMFAQTFPLFQDQGKYQVMSTYNPDIYFVVSFAALIANIAVFAYMIYKVMATKRNPYMGELYIDLPKYQRVKALGEASILDIETSHQ comes from the coding sequence ATGTTTACATTTAATTATGCAGAGGGAGCAACTTTATTTTCTGCCTGGGGAATGTGGTTTGTAGTTTTTGCTGTTTTATTTCTGTTTAATGAATTTTCCAGAAGATCAAAAATAGGTGCGTTTATCAGCTTTATATTGCTACCGATATTTTTATCTATACTTTGGTTTACAGTTTTAAAAGAAAAAACTTATACCGATTGGTTCCACTTGGCAAAAGTTTATTCTGCTACAGCAGGATGTATTGGTTTCTGGGCCATAAGACATTATAAGAAAAGAGATAAAAATACAGGAAAAGTTTTATGGAGTCTTTCAGAAAAAAAGTTTGCCCTTATTTTTCCACCGCTTATTCTTGCCATTAATATTATAGAAGCTGTAGCTCGTGATTTTCAAATAGGGAATCTTGGACTTATGAAAGAATTCTTTGAAGGCGAAATCATGATGAGTGGGGCATGGAATTACATGAATGGAATTGCGGGGATACTTAATATTATAACCATTACTGGATGGTTTGGAATTGTTATTCGAAAGAAAACTGCCAAGGATAAAAGTATGGATATGCTATGGCCGGATATGATGTGGTTTTGGATAATTGCCTATGATTTGTGGAATTTTGCATATACTTATAATTGTTTGCCCGGTCATTCATGGTATTGTGGTTTTGCATTATTATTGGCGCCCACCTTGTGTGCCTTCACATTAGGAAAGGGCGCATGGCTTCAGCATAGAGCTCATACCTTAGCTATTTGGTGCATGTTTGCACAAACTTTTCCACTTTTTCAGGATCAAGGAAAGTACCAAGTCATGTCAACATATAATCCTGATATTTACTTTGTAGTAAGTTTTGCTGCTTTAATTGCGAATATCGCCGTGTTTGCATACATGATTTATAAGGTGATGGCTACAAAAAGAAATCCCTATATGGGAGAATTATATATTGATTTACCAAAATATCAAAGGGTTAAAGCCCTTGGAGAAGCTTCCATACTTGATATTGAAACTTCCCATCAGTAA
- the hypB gene encoding hydrogenase nickel incorporation protein HypB, whose product MENFKVIEIKQSVFEDNNKQAELLRQRLKKDKTFLLNLMSSPGSGKTSTVLRTIEALQKEINIGVLEADIDSDVDANAVYKTGTKVIQLHTGGMCHLDADMTKQGIDQLGIEGIDFAILENVGNLVCPAEFDTGASKNAMILSVPEGDDKPLKYPLMFSQVDILLINKIDVLDYFDFDIEAVKERAKKLNPDIEIIPISAKTGKGIEEWANWLHTEIEKWQED is encoded by the coding sequence ATGGAAAATTTTAAGGTCATAGAAATTAAGCAAAGCGTATTTGAGGATAACAATAAACAAGCAGAGCTTTTAAGGCAAAGACTTAAAAAGGATAAAACTTTTTTATTAAATTTGATGTCATCTCCAGGATCAGGTAAGACCAGCACGGTTTTAAGAACTATTGAAGCTTTACAAAAAGAAATAAACATCGGCGTTTTAGAAGCAGATATTGATTCGGATGTAGATGCCAATGCCGTTTATAAAACCGGGACAAAAGTCATTCAGTTACATACAGGAGGTATGTGTCATTTAGATGCGGATATGACAAAACAAGGGATAGACCAATTGGGAATAGAGGGGATTGATTTTGCGATTTTAGAAAATGTAGGGAATTTAGTATGTCCCGCTGAATTTGATACTGGTGCATCTAAAAATGCTATGATTTTAAGTGTGCCAGAAGGGGATGACAAGCCCTTAAAATATCCTTTAATGTTTTCCCAAGTAGATATATTGCTCATTAATAAGATTGATGTCTTAGATTATTTTGATTTTGATATAGAGGCAGTAAAGGAGCGGGCGAAAAAACTAAATCCGGATATTGAGATTATTCCAATATCTGCAAAGACAGGAAAAGGAATAGAGGAGTGGGCAAATTGGCTTCATACTGAAATTGAAAAATGGCAAGAAGACTAA
- a CDS encoding FAD-dependent oxidoreductase: MGKEKVLQLANHIGGKKHGSKSSYTFQDPEYMILEPVVTDEMAEIGLCLEFRNPKSAEEIAKLCDRSIEDAEKVLWELAEAGVCFVNKRDDVDKYWFDTWVPGVMEMMANNLENVKKYPQIAEAFEAYGRVRGSKTAGAFPVGKGLMRVIPIETAIDGETRRASYEEVSKYLNESKVFSVSDCACRTSREIMGEGCGHLKEEMCIQLDHAAEYYIRTGRGRAITREEAFEIISKAEENGLMHQIPNVDGVGKTHAICNCCGCSCFSLRTANMFLNNDMVRSNYVSQVDVEKCVACGECVEICPVNALKLGQKLCEEAQVIETRMDLPSNSKWGPEKWNPDYRINRKNVLDSGTSPCITQCPAHIPIQGYIKLASQGRYAEALELIKKENPFPAVCGRICPRSCESVCTRGDVDEPIAIDEIKKFIAQQDLYGDIRYIPKKRHDYKNKIAIVGAGPSGLSCAYYLSIDGYDVTVFEKHKALGGMLTLGIPSYRLEKDVVNAEINILKELGVKFRTGVEVGKDITLDQLRQQGYEAFYLAIGAQKGRKLGIEEEKVKGVISGVDFLLDVSLGNNVDINGEVLVIGGGNVAIDVARTATRTGASKVEMYCLENREEMPALGEEVDEAIAEDIRIHNSWGPKRILSENGQVVGMEFKRCISTFDENRRFTPKFDESQTKVVKADKILLSIGQGIDWGGLLEGSRAEVNPNNMIKVDPHTLQTGEPDIFAGGDAATGPKFAIDAIALGKEAAISIHRFVHPGQDLLIGRNRKEFKAFDKENLRLEGYDHIPRQRTESVEGAKAKKSFEDLRSTLTKDQVKKETERCLGCGATVVDQYMCVGCGACTTRCKFDAISLVRKYDEENASFEDLKPIVVKNMVKRQGRMIAHSIKKTFKSSK; the protein is encoded by the coding sequence ATGGGAAAAGAAAAAGTGCTACAACTTGCCAATCATATTGGGGGCAAAAAACATGGTTCAAAATCATCTTATACCTTTCAAGATCCAGAATATATGATTTTAGAACCTGTTGTTACAGATGAGATGGCAGAGATTGGGCTTTGTTTAGAATTCCGCAATCCTAAGAGTGCAGAAGAAATAGCTAAATTATGTGATCGATCTATAGAAGACGCTGAAAAAGTTTTGTGGGAATTGGCAGAGGCAGGGGTATGTTTTGTGAATAAAAGGGATGACGTTGATAAATACTGGTTTGATACTTGGGTGCCAGGGGTTATGGAAATGATGGCGAATAATCTAGAAAACGTTAAAAAGTATCCCCAAATTGCAGAAGCTTTTGAAGCCTATGGAAGAGTAAGAGGATCTAAGACAGCAGGTGCTTTCCCTGTGGGCAAAGGACTTATGAGAGTTATTCCTATTGAAACAGCAATTGATGGGGAGACGAGAAGGGCTTCCTATGAAGAAGTTTCAAAATATCTAAATGAAAGCAAGGTATTCTCGGTTTCCGATTGTGCTTGCCGTACATCTAGAGAAATTATGGGTGAAGGCTGTGGGCATTTAAAGGAAGAGATGTGTATCCAATTAGACCATGCCGCTGAATACTATATTCGTACCGGGAGAGGAAGAGCGATTACTCGAGAAGAAGCCTTTGAAATTATAAGTAAAGCTGAGGAAAATGGACTAATGCATCAAATACCTAATGTAGATGGTGTAGGAAAAACCCACGCAATCTGTAATTGCTGTGGATGTAGCTGTTTCTCTTTAAGAACAGCTAATATGTTTTTGAACAATGATATGGTACGTTCAAATTATGTTTCACAAGTGGATGTAGAAAAATGTGTGGCTTGCGGAGAGTGTGTAGAAATATGTCCGGTTAATGCCCTGAAATTAGGACAAAAACTATGTGAAGAAGCACAAGTTATTGAGACAAGGATGGACTTACCATCTAATTCAAAATGGGGACCAGAGAAATGGAATCCTGACTATCGTATAAATAGAAAAAACGTTTTGGATAGTGGAACAAGTCCTTGCATAACCCAATGTCCAGCCCATATTCCTATTCAAGGCTATATTAAACTGGCTTCCCAAGGAAGATATGCAGAAGCTTTGGAACTGATTAAAAAGGAAAATCCTTTTCCAGCAGTATGTGGACGAATATGTCCTAGATCTTGTGAATCTGTATGTACTAGAGGCGATGTAGATGAACCAATTGCTATTGATGAAATTAAAAAGTTTATCGCACAACAGGATTTATATGGGGATATTCGATATATACCGAAAAAGAGGCATGATTATAAAAACAAAATTGCCATTGTAGGTGCTGGACCTTCAGGACTTTCCTGTGCATACTATTTATCAATAGATGGCTATGATGTAACGGTATTTGAAAAGCACAAAGCCCTTGGAGGTATGTTAACCCTTGGAATCCCTTCCTATCGTTTGGAAAAAGATGTGGTAAATGCGGAGATTAATATATTAAAGGAGTTAGGGGTTAAATTTAGAACTGGAGTAGAAGTAGGAAAGGATATTACTTTAGACCAATTAAGACAACAAGGCTATGAGGCTTTTTATCTTGCTATTGGTGCTCAAAAAGGTAGAAAATTAGGTATTGAGGAAGAAAAGGTAAAGGGAGTTATTTCAGGGGTAGACTTTCTCTTAGATGTTAGTCTAGGAAATAATGTAGACATCAATGGAGAGGTCCTAGTAATCGGGGGAGGAAATGTTGCAATAGATGTGGCTAGAACAGCTACGAGAACTGGTGCCTCAAAGGTTGAAATGTACTGTCTAGAAAATAGAGAGGAAATGCCTGCCCTTGGAGAAGAGGTTGATGAGGCGATAGCAGAGGATATAAGGATCCATAATTCATGGGGACCAAAGCGTATTCTCTCAGAAAACGGCCAGGTTGTAGGCATGGAATTTAAAAGATGTATTTCTACTTTTGATGAAAATAGAAGGTTTACTCCAAAGTTTGATGAAAGTCAAACCAAGGTTGTAAAAGCAGATAAGATATTACTTTCCATTGGTCAGGGAATAGATTGGGGTGGACTATTGGAGGGGTCAAGGGCAGAGGTAAATCCAAATAATATGATAAAGGTAGACCCCCATACACTACAGACTGGAGAACCAGATATATTTGCTGGTGGAGATGCAGCCACTGGACCTAAATTTGCAATAGACGCTATCGCCCTAGGCAAAGAAGCTGCTATTTCAATACACCGCTTTGTCCATCCAGGACAGGATTTACTGATTGGCAGGAATCGAAAAGAATTTAAGGCCTTTGATAAGGAAAATTTAAGGCTAGAAGGCTATGATCATATTCCAAGACAAAGAACAGAATCTGTAGAGGGAGCAAAGGCCAAAAAATCCTTTGAAGATCTACGATCTACTTTGACGAAAGATCAAGTGAAGAAGGAAACAGAGCGATGTCTAGGCTGCGGCGCAACTGTTGTAGATCAATATATGTGTGTAGGCTGTGGTGCTTGTACAACGAGATGTAAATTTGATGCCATATCCCTTGTCAGAAAATATGATGAAGAAAATGCTTCCTTTGAGGATCTGAAGCCCATAGTTGTTAAAAACATGGTTAAGCGACAGGGAAGAATGATTGCCCATAGCATTAAAAAGACCTTCAAGAGCTCAAAATAA